One Kwoniella dejecticola CBS 10117 chromosome 10, complete sequence DNA window includes the following coding sequences:
- a CDS encoding NADH-cytochrome b5 reductase 1 translates to MAIDFEALATKYYPYAQPAGTALLILILAISYLINSGSKNRKVLDPVEWRSFKLIAKDHLSHNTALYKFALPRQTDSLGLPIGQHISVAAEIDGKQVVRSYTPTTLDDDKGHFDLVVKTYEKGNISRYLSLLTIGQEVKVKGPKGKFNYTPNMVPALLMISGGTGITPCYQIIKSSLKNPQDKTQLSLIYANVEEDDILLRKELEALERGSNGRFRLYNVLNKPPANWSQGVGFVTKEMIESHMPEGGVGSPNHGEGHKVLMCGPPPMMNAMKGHLKELGYPAPRTISKLEDQVFLF, encoded by the exons ATGGCTATCGACTTCGAAGCGCTTGCTACTAAGTATTACCCATACGCTCAACCTGCTGGAACGGCGCTCTTGATTTTGATACTTGCCATTTCGTACTTGATCAACAGCG GAAGCAAAAATAGAAAAGTCCTTGATCCGGTAGAATGGAGAAGCTTCAAATTGATAGCAAAAGATCACTTGTCCCACAATACTGCGCT CTACAAGTTCGCCCTCCCCCGACAGACTGATTCTCTCGGTCTCCCAATTGGACAACATATCTCGGTAGCAGCTGAGATTGACGGGAAACAAGTCGTCAGATCTTACACTCCTACTACTTTGGACGATGACAAGGGTCATTTCGACTTGGTCGTCAAG ACCTACGAAAAAGGTAACATTTCCAGATACCTATCGTTGCTCACTATCGGTCAAGAAGTAAAGGTAAAGGGACCCAAAGGGAAATTCAACTATAC CCCAAACATGGTCCCTGCCTTGCTCATGATCTCGGGCGGAACAGGTATAACCCCATGTtaccaaatcatcaaatcgTCTCTCAAGAACCCGCAGGACAAGACTCAATTATCGTTGATTTACGCCAAcgtggaggaagatgatatctTGCTTAGGAAGGAATTAGAGGCTTTGGAGAGGGGTTCGAATGGTAGATTCAGACTTTAT AACGTCCTCAACAAGCCACCTGCCAATTGGAGCCAAGGCGTAGGATTCGTCACTAAGGAAATGATCGAGTCGCACATGCCCGAAGGCGGGGTCGGCTCGCCAAACCACGGGGAAGGTCATAAAGTCCTCATGTGTGGTCCTCCGCCCATGATGAATGCTATGAA AGGTCACTTGAAAGAACTTGGTTATCCGGCACCCAGGACTATCTCGAAATTGGAAGATCAGGTCTTCCTTTTCTAG